The genomic stretch GGCGGCATTTGTGGCAGGGCCTTGCCGTCGCTGCTGTTTTTGCCCCAGGCATAGGCCAGGGTGGCATCGGCTTTCCAGTGGGACGTCAGCTTGTAGGCGGCACCCAATTCACCGCCCATGATTCGCGCGTCGATGTTCTGTGCCTGGGAGGTCATGCCCATCATGCCGGGGGTGTAGTTGAACAGGATGTAGTCGCGCACCTGGCCGACATACCCGGAAGCCCAGGCTTCCAGTTCAGCGGTCTTGTACTGCAGGCCGAAGTCCAGTTGGGTGGTTTTCTCCGGTTTGACCGAATCGAAAGCATTCACCGAGCCTGAGGGGCCACGATTGGGCGAGAACAACTCCCAGTAGTCGGGGAAGCGTTCGGCGTGGCCTAAACCGGCGTAGAGCGTGGTCGGGCTGTCGGCCAGATCGTGTTCGTAACGCACGAAACCCGACGGCAAGGTGTCGGCACGGGTGTCGCCGGCGGTGGGGTTGGCGCGGCTCATCATGCCGCTGCCGATGCGCTGGCGGTAATCCTTGGCGGCAGCGCGATCCAGGCGGGCGCCGGTGATCAGCCGGTCATTGTCGGCGGCATACCAAGTCAGTTCGCCGAACACCCCGTAGTTGTGGGCGCTGGCGTCTTTGCTGCGGGGCAGGTTCTTGTAGGTGTCGACACCGGCGCTGCTGCGCTGGCGGTGCTCGTCGGTCTGCGCATCGATGCCGCTGATCAGTTGCACATCGGCCCAGCGCCAGGTGGCTTTGATCCGCGCGCCGAGGGTGCGGCGGTCGACGTTGGAGGCCATGGGCCCCGCCATCATCCCGGTGCCTGAGGGCGTGCGCAGGCTGTAGTTGTCCATCACGTGGTCGGCGTAGTTGTAGTAGACCTGGGCTTCGACCTTGTCCAGCACCTCGCCGAGATTGGATTTTTCCAAGCGCAGCCCGAGGCTTTCGCGCAGGAACTGCGCCCCATCCATGCCGCGTCCGGCGTAGCGTGCCTGGCCATCGCCACGGCCGGCGGTGAGTTCCAGCAGGGTGTCGGCGTCCGGGGTCCAGCCGAGGGCGACATCGCCGTTCCATTTGTCGTAGCGGGAGGCGACGGTGTCGTTGTTGCCGTCCTTGTAGTCATCGGCGTGGGCCTGGTTGCCGATCACGCGGATATACCCCTGCGAGCCACCCGCGGCGGCATCCAGCACTTTGTCGAAACGCCCGTTGGAGCCGGCGAGGAGGCTGGCGTTGACCCGGGTACCCCGTTCGTCGAACTGCTCCGGCTCACGCTCGAACAATACCGTGCCGGCCGAGGCGCCAGGGCCCCAGAGTACGGTTTGCGGGCCCTTGATGACGGTCAGCTTGTCGTAGGTTTCCGGCGAGATGTAGGACGTGGGCGCGTCCATGCGGC from Pseudomonas fluorescens encodes the following:
- a CDS encoding TonB-dependent copper receptor, producing the protein MSRFPADTRMGSTPVLAVLCGALLAPQAYADDHAEHHNELIPTVITGVAPSSPLTIVTNPKDPRQPVPASDGGDYLKTIPGFALVRNGGTNGDPVLRGMFGSRLNILTNGSLLLGACPGRMDAPTSYISPETYDKLTVIKGPQTVLWGPGASAGTVLFEREPEQFDERGTRVNASLLAGSNGRFDKVLDAAAGGSQGYIRVIGNQAHADDYKDGNNDTVASRYDKWNGDVALGWTPDADTLLELTAGRGDGQARYAGRGMDGAQFLRESLGLRLEKSNLGEVLDKVEAQVYYNYADHVMDNYSLRTPSGTGMMAGPMASNVDRRTLGARIKATWRWADVQLISGIDAQTDEHRQRSSAGVDTYKNLPRSKDASAHNYGVFGELTWYAADNDRLITGARLDRAAAKDYRQRIGSGMMSRANPTAGDTRADTLPSGFVRYEHDLADSPTTLYAGLGHAERFPDYWELFSPNRGPSGSVNAFDSVKPEKTTQLDFGLQYKTAELEAWASGYVGQVRDYILFNYTPGMMGMTSQAQNIDARIMGGELGAAYKLTSHWKADATLAYAWGKNSSDGKALPQMPPLDARLGLTYSEDDWSAGALWRVVAAQNRIDQNKGNVVGKDFDKSGGFGVFSLNAAYRINKNFKVSTGVDNLFGKAYAEHLNLAGNAGFGYPANDPQAINEPGRTLWTKVDMSF